One uncultured Gellertiella sp. genomic window carries:
- a CDS encoding J domain-containing protein gives MKLDSKYFDRIRTRRKRVESAEPAAPECQWDGCTEKGAHRAPVGRNAEGSFFMFCFEHVKEYNKGYNYFSGLSDGEIARYQKEAITGHRPTWTVGVNGAARSAPLHADIGSAQASGRLKDPFGFVRQSRVGGNRAPQERKLKVLETKAFDTLGLKPNATATDIKSRYKELVKKHHPDANGGDRGSEERFRAVIQAYQLLKQEGFC, from the coding sequence ATGAAGCTTGATTCCAAATATTTCGACCGCATCCGTACCCGGCGCAAACGCGTGGAGAGCGCGGAGCCTGCGGCACCAGAATGCCAGTGGGATGGCTGCACCGAGAAGGGTGCTCACCGCGCGCCAGTCGGACGCAACGCGGAGGGCTCCTTTTTCATGTTCTGCTTCGAGCATGTGAAGGAATACAACAAGGGCTACAACTACTTCTCCGGCCTGTCGGATGGCGAGATCGCCCGTTACCAGAAGGAGGCGATCACCGGCCATCGTCCGACCTGGACCGTCGGCGTCAATGGCGCGGCCCGCTCGGCGCCGCTGCATGCCGATATCGGTTCGGCGCAGGCAAGCGGGCGGCTCAAGGATCCCTTCGGCTTCGTGCGCCAGTCCCGCGTCGGCGGCAACCGGGCGCCGCAGGAGCGCAAGCTCAAGGTTCTCGAGACCAAAGCCTTCGATACTCTCGGCCTGAAACCGAATGCCACCGCCACGGACATCAAGTCGCGCTATAAAGAGCTTGTCAAAAAGCACCATCCGGACGCAAATGGCGGAGACAGGGGCTCAGAAGAACGTTTTCGGGCGGTTATTCAGGCCTATCAATTGTTAAAGCAGGAAGGTTTCTGTTAG
- the aroB gene encoding 3-dehydroquinate synthase, translating to MSFSSLTKVHVPLGERAYDILIGPGLIARAGAEIAARVKGRKAAIITDSNVAAHYLAPLVDSLASAGISAVPVILPPGEKTKSFEPLIEATDKVLEARIERNDMVIALGGGVIGDLAGFVAGIVRRGVRFVQIPTSLLAQVDSSVGGKTGINSRHGKNLVGVFNQPDLVLADSETLETLSPREFRAGYAEVVKYGLIDKPDFFDWLETNAGAVFAGGQARIHAIATSCQAKSDVVVADERENGARALLNLGHTFGHALEAATAYDSARLVHGEAVAIGMVLAHDFSARLNLASPDDARRLEAHLRSVGLPVSMQQIPGSLPGPERLMEAIGQDKKVRDGKLTFILTRGIGQSFVADDVAASEVLSFLQGKHPG from the coding sequence ATGAGCTTTTCCTCCCTCACCAAGGTCCATGTTCCTCTCGGCGAACGCGCCTATGACATTCTGATCGGTCCGGGCCTGATCGCCCGTGCGGGCGCGGAAATCGCCGCCCGCGTGAAGGGCCGCAAGGCCGCCATCATCACCGACAGCAATGTCGCCGCCCATTATCTTGCGCCGCTCGTCGACAGTCTTGCCTCGGCTGGCATTTCCGCCGTGCCGGTCATCCTGCCGCCGGGCGAGAAGACCAAGAGCTTCGAACCGCTGATCGAGGCGACCGACAAGGTGCTCGAAGCCCGCATCGAGCGCAATGACATGGTGATCGCGCTCGGCGGCGGGGTGATCGGCGATCTCGCCGGTTTCGTTGCGGGCATCGTGCGGCGCGGCGTGCGCTTCGTCCAGATCCCGACTTCGCTGCTTGCCCAGGTCGACAGTTCCGTCGGCGGCAAGACCGGGATCAACAGCCGCCATGGCAAGAATCTTGTCGGTGTCTTCAACCAGCCGGATCTGGTGCTGGCCGACAGCGAGACGCTCGAAACCCTGTCGCCGCGCGAATTCCGGGCCGGTTATGCCGAGGTGGTCAAATACGGGCTGATCGACAAGCCTGATTTTTTCGACTGGCTGGAAACCAATGCCGGTGCCGTCTTTGCAGGCGGGCAGGCGCGCATTCATGCGATTGCCACCAGCTGCCAGGCGAAATCCGACGTGGTGGTGGCGGACGAGCGGGAAAACGGCGCTCGGGCGCTGCTCAACCTCGGCCACACCTTCGGCCATGCGCTGGAAGCCGCGACCGCCTATGACAGCGCCCGTCTGGTGCATGGCGAGGCGGTTGCCATCGGCATGGTGCTCGCCCATGATTTTTCGGCACGGCTCAACCTTGCCAGCCCCGATGACGCGCGCCGGCTGGAGGCGCATCTGAGATCCGTCGGCCTGCCGGTCTCGATGCAGCAGATTCCGGGATCGCTGCCGGGGCCGGAACGGCTGATGGAGGCCATCGGCCAGGACAAGAAGGTCAGGGACGGCAAGCTCACCTTCATCCTGACCCGCGGCATCGGCCAGTCCTTCGTCGCCGATGATGTGGCCGCCAGTGAAGTCTTGAGCTTCTTGCAAGGGAAACATCCGGGATGA
- the cobT gene encoding cobaltochelatase subunit CobT, translating to MAGRGDNIRTKPGAVVDMEPVRRAISGCVRSVAGRTPVEVTFANDRPGMAGNSIRLPELSRKPTAAEMAVTRGLGDSMALRIACHDQKVHNHLAPQGADARAVYDAVEQARVESIGALRMSGMAENLAAMNAEKYAKANFSGVQRQQDAPIQEAVAMLVREKLTGQKAPETAGKVLDLWRPYIEQKAGGQLDNLASALNDQQAFARVVRNILSSMNMAEDLSDEDQEADESQPDAEDDQPRSDEQNEESAEDEAGSEAAPAEETQSAEEQMEDGEMDGAEISDDDMTDDEQDDSETPGETRRPAGAFDDFNEKVDYKIFTEDFDEEITAEELCDEAELDRLRAFLDKQLAHLQGAVGRLANRLQRRLMAKQNRSWDFDLEEGYLDTARLTRMIIDPMQPLSFKMERDTKFRDTVVTLLIDNSGSMRGRPITVAATCADILARTLERCGVKVELLGFTTKAWKGGQAREKWLSSGKPATPGRLNDLRHIVYKSADAPWRRARRNLGLMMREGLLKENIDGEALMWAHNRLMARPEQRRILMMISDGAPVDDSTLSVNPGNYLERHLRAVIEQIETRSSVELLAIGIGHDVTRYYRRAVTIVDADELAGAMTEQLASLFDEKSGGRGKRGSSGS from the coding sequence ATGGCAGGTCGTGGCGACAATATCAGGACCAAACCCGGCGCGGTGGTGGACATGGAACCCGTGCGCCGGGCGATTTCCGGCTGCGTCCGTTCGGTGGCGGGCCGCACGCCCGTCGAGGTGACGTTCGCCAACGACCGGCCAGGCATGGCGGGCAATTCGATCCGGTTGCCGGAACTGTCGCGCAAGCCGACGGCTGCCGAAATGGCGGTGACGCGCGGGCTCGGCGATTCCATGGCGCTGCGCATCGCCTGCCATGACCAGAAAGTGCATAACCATCTGGCCCCGCAGGGTGCCGACGCCCGTGCCGTCTATGATGCGGTCGAGCAGGCCCGGGTGGAAAGCATCGGTGCCTTGAGAATGAGCGGCATGGCGGAAAACCTTGCCGCGATGAATGCGGAAAAATATGCCAAGGCCAATTTTTCCGGCGTCCAGCGCCAGCAGGATGCGCCGATCCAGGAAGCCGTCGCCATGCTGGTGCGCGAAAAGCTCACCGGCCAGAAGGCACCGGAAACCGCAGGCAAGGTGCTCGATCTCTGGCGTCCCTATATCGAGCAGAAGGCCGGTGGCCAGCTCGACAACCTTGCCTCGGCACTGAACGACCAGCAGGCCTTTGCCCGGGTGGTGCGCAACATCCTGTCGTCGATGAACATGGCGGAGGACCTCTCCGACGAGGACCAGGAGGCAGACGAGAGCCAGCCTGACGCCGAGGACGACCAGCCGCGCAGCGACGAGCAGAACGAGGAAAGCGCCGAGGACGAAGCTGGCTCCGAGGCCGCACCTGCGGAAGAAACCCAGTCTGCGGAAGAGCAGATGGAAGACGGTGAAATGGACGGCGCGGAAATTTCCGACGACGACATGACCGATGACGAGCAGGACGATTCCGAAACGCCCGGCGAAACCCGCCGCCCGGCCGGTGCCTTCGACGATTTCAATGAAAAGGTCGACTACAAGATCTTTACCGAGGATTTCGACGAGGAAATCACCGCCGAGGAACTGTGCGACGAAGCCGAGCTTGACCGGCTGCGCGCCTTTCTCGACAAGCAGCTTGCCCATCTGCAAGGGGCGGTCGGCAGGCTTGCCAACCGGCTGCAGCGCCGCCTGATGGCCAAGCAGAACCGCTCCTGGGATTTCGATCTCGAGGAAGGCTATCTCGACACCGCCCGTCTGACGCGGATGATCATCGATCCCATGCAGCCGCTGTCCTTCAAGATGGAGCGCGACACCAAGTTCCGCGATACGGTCGTGACCCTGCTGATCGACAATTCCGGCTCGATGCGCGGCCGCCCGATCACGGTTGCCGCCACCTGCGCCGATATCCTCGCGCGCACCCTGGAGCGCTGCGGCGTCAAGGTGGAACTGCTCGGCTTTACCACCAAGGCGTGGAAGGGCGGGCAGGCGCGCGAGAAGTGGTTGTCCTCCGGCAAGCCCGCGACGCCCGGCCGCCTCAATGATCTCCGCCACATCGTCTACAAGTCCGCTGACGCGCCCTGGCGACGGGCGCGGCGCAATCTCGGCCTGATGATGCGCGAAGGGTTGCTCAAGGAAAATATCGACGGCGAGGCGCTGATGTGGGCGCATAACCGCCTGATGGCGCGGCCCGAACAGCGCCGCATCCTGATGATGATTTCCGACGGCGCACCGGTCGATGATTCGACGCTGTCGGTCAATCCCGGCAACTATCTCGAACGGCACCTCAGGGCCGTGATCGAACAGATCGAAACCCGCTCCTCCGTCGAATTGCTGGCCATCGGCATCGGCCATGACGTCACACGCTACTATCGCCGCGCCGTCACCATCGTCGATGCGGATGAACTGGCCGGCGCGATGACCGAGCAGCTTGCCTCGCTGTTCGACGAAAAGTCCGGTGGCCGCGGCAAGCGCGGGTCTTCCGGCTCGTGA
- the cobS gene encoding cobaltochelatase subunit CobS, with product MSKVELDYSNLPDTTISVRDVFGIDSDIRVPAYKAGGPYVPDLDPDYLFDRDTTLAILAGFAHNRRVMVSGFHGTGKSTHIEQVAARLNWPCVRVNLDSHVSRIDLVGKDAIVVKDGMQITEFKDGILPWAYQHNVALVFDEYDAGRPDVMFVIQRVLESSGRLTLLDQSRVIRPHPAFRLFSTANTVGLGDTTGLYHGTQQINQAQMDRWSLVTTLNYLPHDKEVDIVCAKVKGFAASAGRDTVSKMVRVADLTRAAFMNGDLSTVMSPRTVISWAENAEIFGDTAFAFRVTFLNKCDELERTLVAEQYQRAFGVELKESAANIVLGS from the coding sequence ATGAGCAAAGTTGAACTTGATTATTCCAATCTGCCCGACACGACGATCTCGGTTCGCGATGTCTTCGGGATCGATTCCGACATCCGCGTTCCCGCCTACAAGGCTGGTGGCCCCTATGTGCCGGATCTCGACCCGGACTATCTGTTCGACCGCGACACCACGCTCGCCATTCTCGCGGGCTTTGCCCACAACCGCCGCGTCATGGTGTCGGGCTTCCACGGTACCGGCAAGTCGACCCATATCGAGCAGGTCGCAGCGAGGCTGAACTGGCCCTGCGTGCGCGTCAATCTCGACAGCCATGTCAGCCGCATCGACCTGGTCGGCAAGGATGCCATCGTCGTCAAGGACGGCATGCAGATCACCGAATTCAAGGACGGCATCCTGCCCTGGGCCTACCAGCACAATGTGGCGCTGGTGTTCGACGAATATGACGCAGGCCGACCAGACGTGATGTTCGTCATCCAGCGCGTGCTGGAATCCTCCGGCCGCCTGACGCTGCTCGACCAGAGCCGGGTGATCCGCCCGCATCCCGCCTTCCGGCTGTTTTCCACCGCCAACACGGTGGGTCTCGGCGATACGACCGGCCTCTATCACGGCACCCAGCAGATCAACCAGGCCCAGATGGACCGCTGGTCGCTGGTCACCACGCTCAACTATCTCCCGCATGACAAGGAAGTCGACATCGTCTGCGCCAAGGTCAAGGGCTTTGCGGCCAGCGCCGGCCGCGACACCGTGTCGAAGATGGTGCGGGTTGCCGACCTCACCCGTGCGGCCTTCATGAATGGCGACCTGTCGACGGTGATGAGCCCGCGCACGGTGATCAGCTGGGCGGAAAATGCCGAGATCTTCGGCGACACCGCCTTTGCCTTCCGCGTGACCTTCCTCAACAAGTGCGACGAGCTGGAGCGGACCCTTGTGGCCGAACAGTACCAGCGCGCCTTCGGCGTCGAGCTGAAGGAAAGTGCGGCAAACATCGTTCTGGGGTCTTAA
- a CDS encoding BolA family protein, producing MSTLTDTIDARLRQALVPERLEVINESHLHAGHQPGMDGTGESHLRVRIVAACFAGMPRLARHRAVSDLLKPELERGLHALAIEPSAPGEPVRW from the coding sequence ATGTCCACACTCACAGACACGATTGACGCGCGCCTGCGCCAGGCGCTGGTGCCCGAGCGTCTCGAAGTGATCAACGAAAGTCACCTTCATGCCGGCCATCAGCCGGGAATGGACGGGACCGGGGAGAGCCATCTGCGTGTACGCATTGTAGCCGCCTGCTTTGCCGGCATGCCGCGGCTTGCCCGCCACCGGGCCGTCAGCGATCTCCTGAAGCCGGAACTGGAGCGCGGCCTGCACGCGCTGGCGATAGAGCCCTCCGCACCGGGCGAACCGGTACGCTGGTAA
- a CDS encoding HlyC/CorC family transporter — protein MTDHTTLGILSEYWLTFLSIVGLLVASGFFSGTETALTATSRARMHTMEANGEVRAGIVNRLIDRRDRLIGALLIGNSAVNILASSLTTSLFLSLFGETGVVIATLIVTVLVVVFSEVLPKSWAISSPDRFALAVARPTRIFVAVVGPVSTGINHFVRHVLGVFGVTLSSESSMLSAHEEIRGAVDLLHREGSVVKADRDRLGGVLDLGELEVSDIMIHRTSMRAINADDKPEVVVRQILESPYTRMPLWRGSIDNIIGLVHAKDLLRALAEPNVEPENLDIVKIAQKPWFVPDTTNLKDQLNAFLRRKVHFAVVVDEYGEVQGIVTLEDILEEIVGDIADEHDLEIQGVRAEADGSVVVDGSVPIRDLNRALDWNLPDEEATTIAGLVIHESMTIPEERQAFTFHGKRFIIMKREKNRITKLRIRPAEDPRPDEHG, from the coding sequence ATGACCGACCATACGACGCTTGGCATTCTGTCCGAATACTGGCTGACCTTCCTGTCGATCGTCGGGCTGCTGGTCGCCTCGGGCTTCTTTTCCGGCACCGAAACGGCGCTGACCGCCACTTCGCGGGCGCGGATGCATACGATGGAGGCGAATGGCGAGGTGCGGGCCGGTATCGTCAACCGGCTGATCGACCGGCGCGACCGGTTGATCGGGGCATTGCTGATCGGCAACAGCGCCGTCAACATCCTGGCCTCGTCGCTGACGACCAGCCTGTTTCTGAGCCTGTTCGGCGAGACAGGCGTGGTCATTGCCACGCTGATCGTCACGGTGCTGGTGGTGGTGTTTTCGGAAGTGCTGCCGAAGAGCTGGGCGATATCCTCCCCGGACCGCTTCGCCCTTGCCGTGGCACGCCCCACCCGGATCTTCGTCGCAGTCGTCGGCCCGGTTTCCACCGGCATCAACCATTTCGTCCGCCATGTGCTTGGCGTCTTCGGCGTCACCCTGTCCTCGGAAAGCTCCATGCTGTCGGCACATGAGGAAATCCGTGGCGCGGTCGACCTCCTGCACCGCGAGGGTTCGGTGGTCAAGGCGGACCGCGACCGGCTCGGCGGCGTGCTCGATCTCGGCGAACTCGAAGTCTCCGACATCATGATCCACCGCACCTCGATGCGGGCGATCAATGCGGATGACAAGCCGGAAGTGGTGGTCCGCCAAATTCTCGAAAGCCCCTATACCCGCATGCCGCTCTGGCGCGGCTCGATCGACAACATCATCGGCCTCGTCCATGCCAAGGACCTGCTGCGGGCCTTGGCGGAGCCGAATGTCGAGCCGGAAAATCTCGATATCGTCAAGATCGCCCAGAAGCCCTGGTTCGTGCCCGACACGACCAATCTCAAGGACCAGCTCAACGCCTTCCTGCGCCGCAAGGTGCATTTTGCCGTCGTGGTCGACGAATATGGCGAAGTGCAGGGGATCGTGACGCTTGAGGATATCCTGGAAGAAATCGTCGGTGATATTGCCGACGAGCACGATCTGGAAATCCAGGGCGTGCGGGCGGAAGCGGACGGGTCGGTGGTCGTCGATGGCTCCGTGCCGATTCGCGATCTCAACCGGGCGCTCGACTGGAACCTGCCGGACGAGGAGGCGACGACGATTGCCGGTCTCGTCATCCACGAATCCATGACCATCCCGGAAGAGCGCCAGGCCTTCACCTTCCATGGCAAGCGGTTCATCATCATGAAGCGTGAGAAGAACCGCATCACCAAGCTGCGCATCCGCCCCGCAGAAGATCCCCGTCCTGATGAGCATGGTTAA